One Phycisphaerae bacterium RAS2 DNA window includes the following coding sequences:
- the fliA_2 gene encoding RNA polymerase sigma factor FliA, which produces MKSSRGDVNGLWKKYLSSRAIKIRNLLVEHYRPLVHMQAARLAQKLPAQVSYDEICSAGYDGLMEAVQAYDPKHKAKFETFCQQRIHGAVMDWLRALDGQSRTVRSFEKQRMLHKEVLDSELGRPPTETELSAHMGISHERFAELARLSRLGHEVHLSAVQSDDDSHRGSPSGWDVSDVHAVDPSQRISRQMLTDYITRGLNREERLVLVLYYTEGLTMAEIGLVLDLSESRVSQIHKDVIARLRRRFKDEVAELVA; this is translated from the coding sequence ATGAAATCCTCTCGCGGCGACGTCAACGGGCTTTGGAAGAAGTACTTGAGCAGCCGAGCGATCAAGATTCGCAATCTGCTCGTCGAGCACTACCGCCCGCTGGTGCACATGCAGGCCGCCCGGCTTGCCCAGAAGCTCCCGGCACAGGTCAGCTACGACGAAATCTGTTCCGCCGGTTACGACGGGCTGATGGAAGCCGTCCAGGCCTACGACCCCAAACACAAGGCCAAGTTCGAAACGTTCTGCCAGCAGCGCATCCACGGCGCCGTCATGGACTGGCTCCGCGCGCTCGACGGCCAGTCGCGCACCGTGCGCAGCTTTGAAAAGCAGCGGATGCTGCACAAGGAAGTCCTCGACTCCGAGCTGGGCCGGCCGCCGACCGAAACGGAGCTCTCGGCACACATGGGGATCAGCCACGAGCGCTTCGCCGAATTGGCGCGGCTGAGCCGACTGGGGCACGAGGTGCATCTGTCGGCCGTTCAATCCGATGACGACAGTCATCGCGGCTCGCCCAGCGGCTGGGACGTGTCGGACGTTCACGCGGTCGATCCCTCGCAGCGGATCTCGCGGCAGATGCTGACCGACTACATCACGCGCGGGCTGAACCGGGAAGAGCGGCTTGTCCTCGTGCTTTATTACACCGAGGGTCTGACGATGGCCGAGATCGGCCTCGTGCTGGACCTGTCCGAATCGCGGGTCAGCCAGATTCACAAGGATGTCATCGCCCGGCTGCGCCGCCGTTTTAAGGACGAGGTGGCCGAGCTTGTGGCTTGA
- a CDS encoding Putative N-acetyl-LL-diaminopimelate aminotransferase has translation MDYSRRLADRTRRVEFSGIRKFFELAGRLKDPCDLSIGMPDYDAPDAVKEAAIAAIRAGKNRYTPSSGLPELRERLIADVKETSGVDAAVLITSGVSGGLTLALLAMTDPGDEIIFLDPYFVSYVHLVNMLGGRPVPVSSYPDFAFSVQRVRAAITPRTKAILINSPGNPTGRVMSLAEVQAAADLARDHDLLLISDEIYDKLCYDGENVSPLALAPENTVVLRGFGKTYGMTGWRMGYAAGPKAVIDEMTKLHQYTYVCAPSMAQVATLAALDADVSHHQRDYAKKRDLVCSLLEPSFEIVRPGGGFYVFPRVPRRFANGTSFAEAAAAENVLVIPGGIFSAQDTHFRISYATTDAMIRRGCEVMCRLARG, from the coding sequence ATGGACTACAGCCGGCGACTGGCTGATCGAACGCGACGGGTGGAATTCTCCGGCATTCGCAAGTTTTTTGAACTGGCGGGCCGGTTGAAGGATCCGTGCGACCTGTCGATCGGCATGCCGGACTACGACGCGCCCGACGCGGTGAAGGAGGCCGCGATCGCGGCGATCCGCGCGGGGAAGAATCGCTACACGCCCAGCAGCGGGCTGCCGGAGTTGCGCGAGCGGCTGATCGCCGACGTGAAAGAGACATCCGGCGTGGATGCGGCGGTGTTGATCACCTCCGGCGTGTCGGGCGGGCTGACGCTGGCGCTCCTGGCGATGACCGATCCCGGCGACGAGATCATCTTTCTCGACCCGTACTTCGTCTCGTATGTGCATTTGGTGAACATGCTGGGCGGCCGGCCCGTGCCGGTGTCGTCGTATCCGGACTTTGCGTTCTCCGTCCAGCGCGTTCGTGCGGCGATTACTCCGCGCACGAAGGCCATCCTGATCAACTCGCCGGGCAACCCGACGGGTCGCGTCATGAGTCTCGCCGAAGTGCAGGCGGCGGCTGATCTGGCGCGCGACCACGATCTGCTGCTTATCTCCGACGAAATCTACGACAAGCTTTGTTACGACGGGGAGAACGTCAGTCCGCTGGCGCTCGCGCCCGAGAACACCGTGGTCCTACGCGGCTTCGGCAAGACCTACGGCATGACCGGCTGGCGCATGGGGTACGCCGCCGGGCCGAAGGCGGTCATCGACGAGATGACCAAGCTTCATCAATATACGTATGTCTGCGCGCCGTCGATGGCTCAGGTGGCAACGCTGGCGGCCCTGGATGCGGACGTCTCGCACCACCAGCGCGACTATGCGAAGAAGCGCGATCTGGTCTGCTCGTTGCTGGAGCCGAGCTTTGAGATCGTGCGGCCTGGCGGGGGGTTCTATGTTTTCCCCCGTGTGCCGCGCCGTTTCGCCAACGGAACGTCCTTCGCCGAAGCCGCGGCCGCGGAAAATGTGCTCGTTATTCCCGGCGGCATATTCTCCGCACAGGACACGCACTTTCGCATCAGTTACGCCACGACGGACGCAATGATCCGACGTGGGTGCGAGGTGATGTGCCGTTTGGCGCGAGGATGA
- a CDS encoding ATPase family associated with various cellular activities (AAA), producing the protein MAAQVDPAIAKATEEFRAKFKLVRDEIGKAIVGHTDIVEGVLTCLFTGGHALLEGVPGLGKTYLIRSMAEALKLNFSRIQFTPDLMPADIIGTNIIIEDPETGRRRFEFQRGPLFAQMILADEINRATPKTQSALLEAMQEKTVTVAGERHMLEAPFFVMATQNPIEQEGTYPLPEAQLDRFFFKLIVQYSSREEIGTILQRTTTGHKPDIKPVMTGEQIVGAQKLVQRVVTAPHVQDYAVRLVLATHPHGPFATDQTNRYVRWGASPRGAQAVILAAKVQALLDGRYNVSFDDIRKVYLPALRHRVLLNFEAQAEGIEADRVLSDVLDKTPTDAEKAA; encoded by the coding sequence ATGGCGGCACAAGTTGATCCGGCGATTGCCAAGGCCACCGAAGAATTCCGCGCCAAGTTCAAACTTGTCCGCGATGAAATCGGCAAGGCCATCGTCGGCCACACCGACATCGTCGAAGGCGTGCTCACCTGCCTCTTCACCGGCGGCCATGCGCTGCTCGAAGGCGTCCCCGGCCTGGGCAAGACCTACCTCATCCGCTCGATGGCCGAGGCGCTCAAGCTCAACTTCTCGCGCATCCAGTTCACGCCCGACCTCATGCCCGCCGACATCATCGGCACGAACATCATCATCGAGGACCCGGAGACCGGCCGCCGCCGGTTTGAGTTTCAGCGCGGGCCGCTCTTCGCGCAGATGATCCTCGCCGACGAGATCAACCGCGCCACGCCCAAGACCCAGTCGGCCCTGCTCGAAGCCATGCAGGAGAAGACCGTCACCGTCGCCGGCGAGCGCCACATGCTCGAAGCGCCGTTCTTCGTCATGGCCACGCAGAACCCCATCGAGCAGGAGGGCACTTACCCGCTGCCCGAGGCCCAGCTCGACCGATTCTTTTTCAAGCTCATCGTGCAGTATTCTTCGCGCGAGGAGATCGGCACAATCCTCCAGCGCACCACCACCGGCCACAAGCCTGACATCAAGCCCGTGATGACCGGCGAGCAGATCGTCGGCGCGCAGAAACTCGTTCAGCGCGTCGTCACTGCGCCGCACGTGCAGGATTACGCCGTGCGGCTTGTCCTCGCGACGCATCCCCACGGCCCCTTCGCCACCGATCAGACAAACCGCTACGTCCGTTGGGGCGCCAGCCCGCGCGGGGCGCAGGCCGTCATCCTCGCCGCCAAGGTCCAGGCCCTGCTCGACGGGCGCTACAATGTCAGCTTCGACGACATTCGCAAGGTCTATCTGCCTGCGTTGCGGCACCGGGTCCTGCTGAACTTCGAGGCCCAGGCCGAAGGCATCGAGGCCGACCGGGTCTTGAGCGATGTTCTCGACAAGACGCCGACCGACGCCGAGAAGGCGGCGTAG
- the gpsA gene encoding Glycerol-3-phosphate dehydrogenase [NAD(P)+] — protein MAFEQVAMIGDGQMATVCSVMLADRGIHVRMWGVNRDHIEALKTTRENTRYLPGLRIPERVSFTTDPAAVFRNADLVVSAVPCQYVRSVWKQLAPAHPAGLPVASVSKGIENDTLLRPTQIIQDVVGPCPVAALSGPNIAMELARCLPATIVAASEDADLATGVQETFSSQWFRVYTNDDLLGVELAGATKNVIAIAAGIVDGLKAGDNAKAALLTRGLVEITRLGVALGAKRETFGGLAGLGDLVTTCVSPHGRNRTAGEMFGRGSKYEEVIAATPSVIEGIPTTRSVYQLARQHNVEMPITEAVYGVLFEGKDVIATLSELMTRRLKGEA, from the coding sequence ATGGCCTTCGAACAGGTGGCGATGATCGGCGACGGGCAGATGGCCACGGTCTGCAGCGTGATGCTGGCCGACCGGGGCATCCACGTGCGCATGTGGGGCGTGAACCGCGATCACATCGAGGCGCTCAAGACCACGCGCGAGAACACGCGCTACCTGCCGGGCCTGCGCATCCCCGAGCGCGTGTCGTTCACGACCGACCCCGCCGCCGTCTTTCGCAACGCCGACCTCGTGGTGTCGGCCGTGCCCTGTCAGTATGTCCGCTCGGTCTGGAAGCAGCTTGCGCCGGCGCATCCGGCCGGGCTTCCGGTGGCAAGCGTCTCCAAGGGCATCGAGAACGACACGCTGCTGCGCCCCACGCAGATCATTCAGGATGTCGTCGGCCCGTGCCCGGTGGCGGCGCTCTCCGGGCCGAACATCGCGATGGAACTGGCCCGGTGCCTGCCGGCGACGATCGTGGCCGCCAGCGAAGATGCCGACCTCGCGACGGGCGTGCAGGAGACCTTCTCGTCCCAGTGGTTCCGAGTTTATACCAATGACGATTTACTGGGTGTCGAGCTGGCCGGCGCGACCAAGAACGTCATCGCCATTGCCGCCGGCATCGTGGACGGCCTCAAGGCCGGCGACAACGCCAAGGCCGCCCTCCTGACCCGCGGCCTGGTCGAGATCACGCGATTGGGCGTCGCCCTGGGGGCCAAGCGCGAGACGTTTGGCGGCCTCGCCGGACTGGGCGACCTGGTGACCACGTGCGTCAGCCCGCACGGCCGCAACCGCACCGCGGGCGAGATGTTCGGCCGGGGAAGCAAATACGAAGAAGTCATCGCCGCGACGCCGTCGGTCATCGAGGGCATCCCAACGACGCGCAGCGTCTATCAACTGGCACGGCAGCACAACGTGGAGATGCCGATCACCGAAGCCGTCTATGGCGTGCTGTTCGAAGGCAAGGATGTGATTGCGACCCTAAGCGAATTGATGACGCGCCGGCTTAAGGGCGAGGCATGA
- the afr gene encoding 1,5-anhydro-D-fructose reductase, producing the protein MPSAIPVRWAIVGCGRVAQRRVAPVFARLEGAILHAFCSRDAARAREFAGQFGAPAAHGSLDDLLADRDVDAVYVALPNVLHAPTAMRCLAAGKHVLCDKPLALSADEARAMAGAARKAGRTLSVLHQQRFHPANQRLLELIRTGALGRLLSIRIHIGFFYPPGDLWRLDPARSGGGAWMDLAPHALDMMLQCGGPLRVIGGRVRNLCFDYPVEDDARAEIAFESGAVGTVETSYCAHAYGGRIEAYGDRASYIADGTMQAAPRYRTMLRKAGDEMEIDERAATVDCFELAVQDFSAALLEGRPPRVSLDDALAVMENVDSLYRMARPLSNAART; encoded by the coding sequence ATGCCCAGTGCGATTCCAGTCCGGTGGGCCATCGTCGGTTGCGGCCGGGTCGCACAGAGGCGGGTCGCGCCGGTCTTCGCGCGACTTGAGGGCGCAATCCTGCACGCCTTCTGTTCGCGCGACGCGGCCCGCGCTCGCGAGTTCGCCGGCCAATTCGGCGCGCCGGCGGCCCACGGTTCGCTCGATGATCTCCTCGCCGATCGCGACGTCGATGCCGTTTATGTCGCGCTGCCCAATGTCCTGCACGCGCCGACCGCCATGCGCTGCCTCGCCGCCGGCAAGCACGTCCTGTGTGACAAACCGCTGGCATTATCCGCGGACGAGGCGCGGGCGATGGCCGGTGCGGCGCGAAAAGCGGGTCGGACGCTCTCGGTGCTTCACCAGCAGCGATTTCACCCGGCCAACCAGCGGCTGTTGGAACTCATTCGGACGGGCGCGCTGGGGCGATTGCTCTCCATTCGCATTCACATCGGGTTTTTCTATCCGCCCGGCGACTTGTGGCGGCTTGACCCGGCGCGATCCGGCGGCGGCGCCTGGATGGATCTCGCGCCGCACGCGCTGGACATGATGCTCCAATGCGGCGGACCGCTACGCGTCATCGGGGGTCGTGTACGCAATCTGTGCTTCGACTATCCGGTCGAGGATGACGCCCGCGCGGAAATCGCCTTCGAAAGCGGTGCGGTCGGCACAGTCGAAACGTCTTATTGCGCCCATGCCTACGGCGGCCGGATTGAGGCGTACGGCGACCGAGCGTCGTACATCGCCGATGGAACGATGCAGGCCGCGCCGCGTTATCGCACGATGCTTCGCAAGGCCGGCGACGAAATGGAGATCGACGAGCGGGCTGCGACCGTCGACTGCTTCGAATTGGCGGTTCAGGATTTTTCGGCCGCCCTTCTCGAAGGGCGACCTCCGCGTGTTTCTCTCGACGACGCCCTGGCGGTCATGGAAAACGTGGATTCGCTTTATCGCATGGCGCGGCCACTCTCGAATGCCGCGCGGACTTAG
- a CDS encoding NnrU protein yields MKKALILGYGLVSYLFFFVTFVYLAAFIGDLGVPKSINRGAPAAGAADILLNALFPILFAVQHTVMARPRFKAWFTRIIPVAAERATFVLIASLILAAMMWQWKVMPTVLWDAGPIALRWILQAVFFLGWLMVLYSSFLIDHFDLFGLRQVWLNFRGAPYHHHPFIERSLYRVVRHPLMLGFLLALWAAPTMTTGRLLLSSLLTIYIVFGTHVEERDLLQLLGQPYADYRRRTPMLLPGARRGGKQ; encoded by the coding sequence ATGAAGAAAGCGCTCATCCTCGGCTATGGCCTCGTCAGCTACCTGTTCTTCTTCGTGACATTCGTATATCTCGCCGCCTTCATCGGCGACCTGGGCGTCCCCAAGTCCATCAACCGCGGCGCGCCGGCCGCGGGCGCGGCGGACATTCTTCTCAATGCGCTGTTCCCCATCCTGTTCGCCGTTCAACACACCGTCATGGCGCGACCGCGGTTCAAGGCCTGGTTCACGCGAATCATCCCCGTCGCGGCCGAACGCGCGACGTTTGTCCTGATCGCCAGCCTGATCCTCGCGGCCATGATGTGGCAGTGGAAGGTGATGCCGACCGTCCTCTGGGACGCCGGCCCGATCGCCCTGCGGTGGATCCTGCAGGCCGTCTTTTTCCTCGGCTGGCTCATGGTCCTTTATTCGTCGTTCCTGATCGATCACTTCGACCTGTTCGGCCTGCGGCAGGTCTGGCTGAACTTCCGCGGCGCTCCCTACCATCACCATCCGTTCATTGAACGCTCGCTGTATCGCGTTGTGCGTCATCCGCTCATGCTCGGCTTCCTGCTGGCGCTGTGGGCCGCGCCGACCATGACGACCGGCCGACTGTTGCTTTCTTCGCTTCTGACGATCTACATCGTTTTCGGCACGCACGTCGAAGAGCGCGACCTGCTGCAACTGCTCGGACAGCCCTACGCCGACTATCGCCGGCGCACGCCGATGTTGCTGCCGGGCGCGCGAAGAGGGGGGAAGCAGTGA
- the zraS_4 gene encoding Sensor protein ZraS: protein MEASSDRYFESACRHLAFVFITVDEQLRVQFWNETATRQFERTADQMRGRPILEILPEEQHATVQESISRAITTGEAADIEIKLPGAEHSVALVMIVSPIVDGQGRAIGASLGMRDITERKRLSQEVARTRRMAALGRVAGSVAHHFNNIFGGISIRIDTVLGSNSPMEMRRALRGLAESIGQAARITNQLAAFAESENTTFAMVELNPLLTKFIEELRRRAKPLRIEIVTSIDDVASQPFEATRLMPVLESISQNAIDAMPSGGTLTIEMKRLGDDAEIAIRDTGVGMSPEMLERLFEPFFTTKSGEEVSSGKKIGLGLAAVHGLVSEMGGTISIQSKEGMGTTVRLLLPLKGSPGMELEPTGQKSG, encoded by the coding sequence ATGGAGGCATCGTCGGACCGCTATTTCGAATCCGCCTGCCGGCATCTCGCGTTCGTCTTCATCACGGTCGATGAGCAATTGCGCGTGCAGTTCTGGAACGAAACCGCCACCCGGCAGTTCGAGCGAACCGCCGATCAGATGCGAGGCCGGCCGATTCTGGAGATTCTTCCGGAAGAACAGCATGCGACCGTCCAGGAGTCGATCTCGCGCGCGATCACAACCGGCGAGGCGGCGGACATCGAGATCAAGCTTCCGGGGGCGGAGCACTCGGTCGCGCTGGTGATGATTGTTTCGCCGATCGTGGACGGGCAGGGGCGCGCGATCGGGGCTTCGCTGGGCATGCGCGACATCACGGAGCGCAAGCGCCTGTCCCAGGAAGTTGCCCGGACACGGCGGATGGCGGCGCTGGGACGCGTCGCCGGAAGCGTGGCGCATCATTTCAACAACATCTTCGGTGGTATCAGCATCAGGATCGACACGGTGCTCGGGAGCAACAGCCCGATGGAAATGCGGCGCGCATTGCGCGGTCTCGCGGAGTCCATCGGGCAGGCTGCGCGGATAACTAATCAATTGGCGGCGTTTGCGGAATCGGAGAACACGACGTTCGCGATGGTCGAGTTGAACCCGCTGCTGACGAAGTTCATCGAGGAGCTTCGTCGTCGTGCCAAGCCTCTTCGAATCGAGATCGTGACCAGCATCGACGACGTGGCGTCGCAACCGTTCGAGGCAACGCGCCTGATGCCGGTCCTGGAGAGCATTTCGCAGAACGCCATCGATGCGATGCCAAGCGGGGGCACGTTGACGATCGAGATGAAGCGATTGGGGGATGACGCGGAAATTGCCATTCGCGATACGGGCGTCGGAATGTCGCCGGAGATGTTGGAGCGCCTGTTTGAGCCTTTCTTCACGACCAAGTCAGGCGAGGAAGTCAGCAGCGGTAAGAAGATCGGTCTGGGTCTTGCAGCGGTGCATGGACTTGTCTCGGAAATGGGCGGCACGATCTCCATTCAAAGCAAGGAAGGCATGGGGACGACAGTTCGATTGCTCCTCCCATTGAAAGGTAGCCCCGGAATGGAATTGGAACCGACCGGGCAGAAATCGGGATGA